The Nonlabens spongiae genome contains a region encoding:
- a CDS encoding helix-turn-helix domain-containing protein gives MKTQFDISELIENGEILNELDFERAMIADRKLRVLAKENPKFKSVRKKLRDLIEQYENKNWSADSNISNKKLRESDLAELIAEKERLFIQRRKELIRKKLKNLNLTQQDFGKVLGHQSKSYISELINGVSPFSLKDLIVINRILKIDLIDLVPTFLPQSDRVKIRTTIKKLDNPKLKLSKDDLALA, from the coding sequence ATGAAAACACAATTCGACATATCAGAACTTATTGAAAATGGAGAAATCCTAAATGAATTGGATTTTGAAAGGGCAATGATAGCGGACAGAAAACTACGTGTTCTTGCAAAGGAAAACCCGAAATTCAAATCCGTACGAAAAAAATTAAGAGATTTAATTGAGCAGTACGAAAATAAAAATTGGAGTGCTGATTCTAACATTTCTAACAAAAAACTTCGAGAAAGCGACCTTGCAGAATTGATAGCCGAAAAAGAAAGACTATTTATCCAGCGAAGAAAAGAGCTTATCCGAAAAAAATTAAAGAATTTAAATCTAACACAACAAGACTTTGGAAAAGTTTTGGGACATCAAAGCAAATCTTATATATCTGAACTGATAAATGGAGTAAGTCCTTTTTCATTAAAAGATTTGATTGTTATTAATAGAATTTTAAAAATTGATTTAATCGATTTAGTTCCAACTTTTTTGCCACAATCTGATAGAGTGAAAATTAGAACAACAATTAAAAAATTGGATAATCCAAAATTGAAATTAAGTAAAGACGATTTAGCATTAGCGTAA
- a CDS encoding IS110 family RNA-guided transposase, producing MDKYSKIHGVDISKDFFDVIDDLGNHYQFDNSLNGFRKYLKTLDAESLVVMEATGYYHYLLAQFLHDSDIAVSVVNPLSVKRFLQMKLTKVKTDKSDAMGIRDYAMVNEVPLYDGKGAVQAECLQLLALMDIYLKQRTQVKNKIHGEKVLGTPSKAVFGSLKRTLKMLDRELVSLNERLLSLVKQDQQVQLTNLKSIPGLGDRTSALLIVLTEGFTKFDNASQLRNYAGITPTIRRSGSSIRGRSRISKVGNRKLRNHLFLCAFSASRHNKACRELYERITAKGKSKKLALIAVSNKLLKQAFAIAKSGLPYDDGYVSRLVKE from the coding sequence ATGGATAAATATAGTAAAATCCACGGTGTGGATATCAGTAAGGATTTCTTTGATGTAATTGACGATCTGGGCAACCACTACCAGTTTGACAACAGCCTGAATGGTTTCAGGAAGTACCTCAAGACATTGGACGCTGAGAGCCTTGTTGTCATGGAGGCGACGGGCTATTACCACTATCTGCTGGCTCAGTTCCTGCACGACTCTGACATCGCCGTCTCGGTAGTCAATCCATTGTCGGTAAAGCGTTTTCTGCAGATGAAGCTTACCAAGGTAAAGACCGACAAGAGCGATGCAATGGGCATCAGGGACTATGCAATGGTCAATGAGGTTCCGCTCTACGATGGCAAGGGAGCCGTACAGGCGGAATGTCTACAATTGCTGGCCCTGATGGACATCTACCTCAAACAGCGCACTCAGGTCAAAAACAAGATCCACGGAGAGAAGGTACTGGGCACGCCTTCAAAAGCGGTGTTTGGTTCCTTAAAAAGAACCTTGAAGATGCTGGACAGGGAACTGGTCTCGCTCAACGAGCGCCTATTGTCGCTGGTCAAGCAGGATCAACAGGTACAGCTTACCAATCTTAAGAGCATACCTGGTCTGGGCGATAGGACATCTGCGCTGTTGATCGTACTCACAGAGGGCTTTACCAAGTTTGACAACGCCTCACAGCTGCGTAACTATGCCGGCATCACACCCACGATAAGGCGGTCTGGCAGCAGCATAAGGGGTAGGAGCAGAATAAGCAAGGTGGGCAACCGAAAGCTTCGTAACCACTTGTTTTTGTGCGCTTTCTCTGCAAGTAGACACAACAAGGCATGTAGGGAGCTCTACGAACGTATCACGGCCAAGGGCAAGAGCAAGAAGTTGGCACTTATCGCCGTATCCAACAAACTATTGAAACAGGCATTTGCCATTGCAAAATCCGGCCTGCCCTATGACGATGGCTACGTTTCCCGTCTGGTCAAGGAGTAG
- a CDS encoding IS3 family transposase: MSTICKCFDLKRDAYYKYKRRADKRSEKEQKIVEIVRQRRKSLPREGTRKLIKSLDASFKQANLKVGRDTLFNILRKHDMLIHRKKAHHRTTNSFHRFYKYKNIIKDMEITKPNQVWVSDITYIRTVKGFCYLALITDMYSRKIVGYDLSDSLELAGCVRALQKALKQSGKRSPQIHHSDRGIQYCSNVYTNILIRKNIRISMTEDNHCYENALAERVNGILKDEFYLDQTFDNLLHARRAAKNAINLYNSIRLHLSLDYKTPDYVHQNAA, from the coding sequence TTGTCCACTATTTGCAAATGCTTTGACCTTAAACGTGATGCCTACTACAAATACAAACGTAGAGCAGACAAGCGTTCAGAGAAGGAACAGAAGATAGTCGAGATAGTCAGACAAAGACGCAAATCCCTTCCCAGAGAAGGCACCAGAAAGCTTATTAAGTCTCTGGATGCCAGCTTCAAGCAAGCAAATCTTAAAGTAGGCAGGGACACTTTATTTAACATCTTAAGAAAACACGATATGTTGATACACAGAAAGAAAGCACACCACAGAACCACAAACTCATTTCACAGGTTCTACAAGTACAAGAACATCATCAAGGATATGGAGATTACCAAACCCAACCAAGTATGGGTCAGCGATATCACTTACATAAGGACCGTCAAGGGCTTTTGCTACCTCGCGCTCATAACAGATATGTACAGCCGTAAGATAGTAGGCTACGACCTCAGTGACAGCCTTGAGCTGGCAGGCTGCGTAAGGGCTCTCCAAAAAGCCCTGAAGCAGTCTGGCAAGCGGTCACCACAAATACACCATTCTGACCGTGGCATACAATATTGCAGCAATGTCTATACAAACATCTTGATTAGAAAAAATATCAGAATCAGCATGACAGAGGATAATCATTGCTACGAAAACGCTCTCGCGGAGCGTGTAAACGGAATCCTCAAGGACGAGTTCTATCTCGACCAAACCTTTGATAATCTGCTACACGCAAGGCGCGCAGCAAAAAATGCAATCAACTTATACAACTCTATCAGATTACATTTATCTTTAGACTATAAAACACCAGATTATGTGCACCAAAATGCAGCGTAA
- a CDS encoding tetratricopeptide repeat protein, translating to MNHKNIYSIILILFLGTSVFAQDDPCEHLLDPDRNGSIVLPDGKSWCDVAQETGSAYAKCKCKHSSATETSKGKMQAEIDNMYAQRDALIDKANKAKRKAYQISLTDDDSNFDTKKQAKIAFLEEYIGYNEKVIGLLKEMNQRFGMKNNVNAIEQDVAHKRAEINRLREKEQSKTHTISSTSDEKAYTSSGQSDSYTDNNQSQESIYQIRQRQAQQYQNARNAQIQRQVEANQRQYQQTMDNNARAKSFIKSIFSSANYNTGITRYVDASVRQQYNTTSQYNDTPKYVEDPNKEGENLYGLLPAYLQMGRYEDFKSTAEKLSKEKYLSTLSNSQKQTVRLLKAMASIGDPDSLDRTLLEKEAEVLKDNNYLYEEKIRRAAVAVKNRLYNSALTSFNNQNYDKAAVQYQKLSMLTNEPYFLLYAITAYEEIPNKEQTKAMYNKLINLNKDISYTLYVAEEKSTGEEVVFLDKETLQFYSEDFKYLHPNEEKFPQTALYTKLIEMHYKNGNLEKAIELLETRLKATPNDSELLYNLGVMNAESGNIESAIENYKKAIEINPDSFKVLLNISATILSKENQIVTQMNGLGRSEAEDLEYNKLSKQRTQVYKDAMVYLEKAHALRPNHTDVVRTLMNIYEHLTMDDKFKNMKIKLAKIKS from the coding sequence ATGAACCATAAGAATATTTACTCGATAATCCTGATATTATTTCTTGGTACTTCAGTGTTTGCACAAGACGACCCGTGTGAGCACCTCTTGGATCCTGACCGAAACGGAAGTATTGTCTTGCCAGATGGAAAAAGCTGGTGCGACGTTGCTCAGGAAACTGGTAGTGCCTATGCCAAATGCAAATGCAAACACAGTTCAGCCACGGAAACTAGCAAAGGAAAAATGCAGGCAGAGATTGATAATATGTACGCGCAAAGAGATGCGTTAATAGACAAAGCTAATAAGGCCAAACGAAAAGCGTATCAAATAAGTTTGACTGACGACGACTCCAATTTTGATACAAAGAAGCAAGCTAAAATTGCCTTTTTGGAAGAATACATAGGGTACAATGAAAAAGTCATTGGGCTTCTAAAAGAAATGAATCAACGTTTTGGAATGAAAAACAATGTTAATGCTATAGAACAGGATGTGGCGCATAAACGAGCAGAAATTAACCGATTACGTGAAAAAGAACAATCCAAAACCCACACAATAAGTAGCACATCAGATGAAAAAGCATATACTTCAAGCGGACAAAGTGATAGTTATACTGATAATAACCAATCACAAGAATCGATTTACCAAATAAGACAACGGCAAGCCCAGCAATATCAAAATGCAAGAAATGCTCAAATCCAAAGGCAAGTAGAGGCAAACCAACGACAATATCAGCAAACAATGGATAACAATGCAAGGGCAAAAAGTTTTATTAAAAGCATTTTTAGTAGTGCCAACTATAATACCGGTATTACAAGGTACGTAGATGCATCGGTACGTCAGCAATACAATACTACGTCGCAGTATAATGATACGCCTAAGTATGTTGAGGATCCAAATAAGGAAGGGGAAAACTTATATGGTCTTTTGCCGGCATACCTTCAAATGGGTAGGTATGAGGATTTCAAATCAACTGCTGAAAAACTTAGCAAGGAAAAATATCTAAGCACCTTAAGTAATTCCCAAAAACAGACCGTAAGACTTTTAAAAGCAATGGCTAGTATCGGTGACCCGGATTCCTTAGATCGTACGCTTCTGGAAAAAGAAGCTGAAGTGTTGAAGGATAATAACTACCTCTATGAGGAAAAGATAAGAAGAGCCGCAGTAGCTGTTAAAAATAGATTGTACAATAGTGCACTTACTTCTTTCAACAATCAAAACTACGATAAAGCAGCCGTTCAATATCAAAAATTGTCAATGCTTACCAATGAGCCCTATTTTTTACTTTATGCAATCACAGCCTATGAAGAAATTCCTAACAAAGAGCAGACAAAGGCGATGTATAATAAATTAATTAACCTGAACAAAGACATTTCTTATACCCTCTATGTGGCGGAGGAAAAAAGCACTGGCGAGGAGGTTGTTTTTTTAGATAAAGAGACGTTGCAATTCTATTCTGAAGACTTTAAATACCTACATCCAAATGAAGAAAAATTTCCACAAACCGCATTATATACTAAGCTCATTGAAATGCATTATAAAAATGGTAATCTTGAGAAAGCAATAGAGCTGTTAGAGACGAGACTTAAAGCCACACCCAACGATTCTGAATTACTGTACAATCTAGGGGTAATGAATGCAGAAAGTGGTAACATCGAATCAGCTATTGAAAACTATAAAAAAGCTATTGAAATAAATCCGGACTCTTTTAAGGTCTTATTAAATATTTCGGCCACCATCCTTTCAAAGGAAAATCAAATTGTAACGCAAATGAATGGATTGGGAAGGTCAGAAGCAGAGGATCTTGAGTATAATAAATTGAGTAAGCAAAGGACCCAAGTGTATAAAGATGCGATGGTTTATTTAGAAAAAGCGCATGCGCTTCGTCCGAATCATACGGATGTCGTACGAACTTTAATGAATATTTATGAACATTTAACTATGGATGATAAATTTAAGAACATGAAAATAAAATTAGCCAAAATAAAAAGTTAA
- a CDS encoding transposase: protein MYKNDKVIRRYSESFKLKILDELTTGKLNKYQLGKAYGIAPSTINEWIKKYNRKDLMNTRVTVKTKDEITRIKQLQKEIEQLKKLLLKKDMDALVDESYLEVAAEQLGYKSVLELKKKLSIKP from the coding sequence ATGTACAAAAATGACAAAGTAATCAGACGGTATTCAGAGTCTTTTAAACTCAAGATTCTGGACGAACTTACCACCGGAAAACTAAACAAGTATCAATTAGGTAAGGCCTACGGTATCGCTCCTTCTACCATCAATGAATGGATTAAGAAATACAACCGTAAAGACCTTATGAATACCCGTGTGACCGTGAAAACAAAAGATGAAATAACACGTATCAAACAGCTTCAGAAAGAGATTGAACAGCTTAAAAAACTACTCTTGAAAAAGGATATGGATGCCCTTGTGGATGAATCCTATCTTGAAGTTGCTGCAGAACAGCTGGGCTACAAATCAGTCCTGGAGCTAAAAAAAAAGCTAAGTATCAAGCCCTAA
- a CDS encoding type II toxin-antitoxin system HigB family toxin, with the protein MRLTNKKILEKLKRKNRGNIPLTKAIDQLIKDIIDNNWKNQTELNKTRKDADNVHSDGFYFFNINIHRTMILIEFDDNEATAVWVGTHQEYETTFKNNRNTIRKWLKSNDWI; encoded by the coding sequence ATGAGACTGACCAATAAGAAAATATTAGAAAAACTTAAAAGAAAGAACAGAGGAAATATTCCTTTGACAAAAGCTATCGACCAACTGATTAAGGATATTATCGATAATAATTGGAAGAATCAAACTGAACTGAATAAGACAAGAAAAGATGCAGACAATGTTCATAGCGATGGGTTTTATTTTTTTAATATTAATATTCACAGAACAATGATTTTAATTGAGTTTGATGACAACGAAGCTACTGCTGTTTGGGTTGGAACACATCAAGAATATGAAACGACCTTTAAAAACAACAGAAATACTATTAGAAAGTGGTTAAAGTCTAATGATTGGATTTAA
- a CDS encoding type II toxin-antitoxin system ParD family antitoxin, giving the protein MSKNTSISLGNYFDQFVSSQVSAGRYKNVSEVIRAGLRLLENEESKVIALRNAIQQGLNSPIVEDFDFDENLKKLKSERRKNG; this is encoded by the coding sequence ATGAGTAAGAACACATCAATATCACTCGGAAATTATTTTGACCAATTTGTGAGTAGCCAAGTTTCTGCTGGAAGATATAAAAACGTTAGCGAAGTAATAAGAGCTGGACTGAGATTATTAGAAAATGAGGAAAGTAAAGTTATTGCTCTGAGAAATGCAATTCAACAAGGCTTAAATAGTCCTATTGTTGAGGATTTTGACTTTGACGAAAATCTGAAAAAATTAAAATCAGAAAGAAGAAAAAATGGCTAA
- a CDS encoding cation transporter — MNKTIFEITKMDCPSEENLIRMKLDGIPSIANLDFDIPNRKLTVFHSGETVQIEKSVIELNLGGKKISTEQTHQTEFNENANQKKLLWSVLAINFAFFIIEMTTGIISKSMGLVADSLDMLADSFVYGISLFAVGGTVIKKKRIAKLAGYFQITLAIIGFVEVLRRFFGDEKLPNFSTMIIVSIFALIANGICLYILQKSKSKEEAHMKASMIFTSNDVIINLGVITAGLLVNWLSSSKPDLIIGTIVFVLVIQGAFRILKLSK, encoded by the coding sequence ATGAATAAAACAATATTTGAAATTACTAAAATGGACTGTCCTTCAGAGGAAAATCTAATCCGAATGAAATTGGACGGAATTCCAAGTATTGCGAATTTGGACTTTGACATTCCCAACCGAAAACTGACCGTTTTTCACAGCGGAGAAACTGTCCAAATCGAAAAATCAGTTATCGAACTGAATTTAGGCGGAAAGAAAATCTCGACTGAACAAACCCACCAAACAGAATTTAATGAAAATGCAAACCAAAAAAAACTACTTTGGTCTGTACTTGCCATAAATTTTGCGTTTTTCATAATTGAAATGACAACAGGAATAATCTCAAAATCAATGGGATTGGTTGCCGACAGTTTAGATATGCTTGCGGACAGTTTCGTTTACGGAATTAGCTTGTTTGCGGTTGGTGGAACAGTAATAAAGAAAAAACGGATTGCCAAACTTGCTGGATATTTTCAAATAACACTTGCAATTATCGGATTTGTAGAAGTTTTAAGGAGATTTTTCGGAGACGAGAAATTACCAAACTTTTCGACAATGATTATCGTTTCAATTTTCGCACTTATTGCAAACGGAATTTGTCTTTACATTTTACAAAAGTCAAAAAGTAAGGAAGAGGCACATATGAAAGCAAGTATGATTTTCACTTCAAACGATGTGATTATAAATTTAGGAGTAATAACAGCTGGACTTTTGGTAAACTGGTTGAGTTCAAGCAAACCTGATTTGATTATCGGAACAATAGTTTTTGTTTTGGTAATTCAAGGTGCTTTTAGAATTTTAAAATTGAGTAAATAA
- a CDS encoding IS110 family RNA-guided transposase has product MDKGKQIYGIDISKDVYDVCTPEGGLLQFENSEGGFRAFAKAIPKNAHCVMESTGYYHLQLAYFLSDRDFAVSIVNPLKIKRFIQMNLSRIKTDKSDAVWIMKYGASQDLELWEGDSELMQENLQLTRLLSVYIKQSTQLKNKIHGEHTLGNPSKVVVSSLKRQLRSLSKEIKKLEERLGENVRSEHQKSLTLLKGIPGIGEKTAISLIVLTDNFTRFDSYKGLCSYAGITPVIRESGSSVKGRPRISKMGNAKLRNLLFMCSFNACRFNTACRALYERLVAKGKSKKLALIAVCNKLLKQAFSIVRSGLPYDPNHCSVIK; this is encoded by the coding sequence ATGGATAAAGGTAAACAAATCTATGGTATCGACATCAGCAAGGATGTCTATGATGTATGCACCCCAGAGGGTGGGCTGTTACAGTTTGAAAACAGTGAGGGTGGTTTTAGAGCTTTCGCGAAAGCGATACCCAAAAACGCTCATTGCGTTATGGAATCTACCGGTTATTACCACCTGCAGCTGGCCTATTTTTTAAGTGACAGGGACTTTGCTGTATCGATTGTAAACCCACTAAAGATCAAGCGTTTTATCCAGATGAACCTGTCCAGGATCAAGACCGATAAGAGCGATGCTGTCTGGATCATGAAATATGGGGCCAGCCAAGACCTGGAATTATGGGAAGGCGATAGTGAGTTGATGCAGGAGAACCTCCAACTCACGCGCTTGTTGAGTGTCTACATAAAACAGAGTACGCAATTAAAGAACAAGATACACGGAGAGCATACATTGGGCAATCCTTCAAAAGTCGTGGTAAGCTCCTTGAAACGCCAACTCAGGTCGTTATCAAAAGAGATCAAGAAATTGGAGGAGAGGCTAGGTGAAAATGTAAGATCAGAGCATCAAAAGTCTCTGACTCTACTAAAAGGCATACCGGGAATAGGGGAGAAGACCGCCATATCCCTGATCGTCCTGACCGATAACTTTACGCGATTCGACTCCTATAAGGGCTTGTGTAGCTATGCAGGGATCACGCCCGTGATACGTGAATCTGGAAGCAGTGTAAAAGGGCGTCCCAGGATCAGTAAGATGGGCAATGCAAAACTGAGGAACCTGCTGTTTATGTGCAGCTTCAATGCCTGTAGGTTCAATACTGCCTGCAGGGCTCTGTATGAACGTTTGGTGGCCAAGGGCAAGAGTAAGAAACTGGCGTTGATCGCCGTATGCAACAAGCTGCTGAAACAGGCTTTTTCGATTGTCAGATCAGGATTGCCATACGACCCGAATCATTGTAGTGTGATCAAATGA
- a CDS encoding CHAP domain-containing protein has translation MKKRILVIFGILTLTVIGFFVAKRINLNPNYKVGQKIDELNGVDVYYNGGVGNVSGRRLSDGGYNLGLKYQCVEFVKRYYYEELNHKMPDSYGHAKDFFNSNLKDGEKNKQRNLNQFTNPSKSKPQINDLVVYSGTTMNKYGHVSIISNVSENEIEIIQQNPGPFGKSREKFDLTMENGKWRIKNNRILGWLRK, from the coding sequence TTGAAAAAACGAATTTTAGTCATTTTTGGAATCCTAACTCTAACAGTAATTGGATTCTTCGTTGCAAAGAGAATTAATCTTAATCCGAATTACAAAGTCGGACAAAAAATTGACGAATTAAACGGAGTTGACGTCTATTACAACGGCGGAGTTGGAAATGTAAGCGGTCGAAGATTATCTGATGGCGGATATAATCTTGGACTTAAATATCAATGCGTGGAATTCGTAAAACGATATTACTACGAAGAATTAAACCATAAAATGCCTGACTCTTATGGCCACGCAAAAGATTTCTTCAATTCAAATTTAAAGGACGGAGAAAAAAATAAACAGCGGAATTTAAATCAATTCACGAACCCGAGTAAATCTAAACCGCAAATAAACGATTTGGTTGTTTATTCGGGAACAACTATGAATAAATATGGACACGTTTCAATTATAAGCAACGTGTCTGAAAATGAAATTGAAATCATACAACAAAACCCTGGACCTTTTGGAAAGTCGAGAGAGAAGTTTGATTTAACAATGGAAAACGGAAAATGGAGAATAAAAAATAATAGAATTTTAGGATGGTTAAGAAAATAA
- a CDS encoding type II toxin-antitoxin system RelE/ParE family toxin, which yields MAKVVLRQEAIDDLNNIWFYTFETWSETQADKYYATIKMACNGIADNPNVGKEYDGINKNLLGVKSEKHIIFYQIINPERIEIIRILHERMDLKNRITE from the coding sequence ATGGCTAAAGTTGTATTAAGACAAGAAGCCATTGACGATTTAAATAATATTTGGTTTTATACTTTCGAAACTTGGTCTGAAACTCAAGCAGACAAATATTACGCAACGATAAAAATGGCGTGTAATGGAATCGCCGATAATCCAAATGTTGGAAAAGAATATGATGGAATTAACAAAAACCTTTTAGGAGTGAAATCTGAAAAGCATATAATTTTCTATCAAATAATTAATCCAGAAAGAATTGAAATTATTAGAATTTTACACGAAAGAATGGATTTGAAAAACAGAATAACCGAATAA
- a CDS encoding helix-turn-helix domain-containing protein, producing the protein MNWIAKKISETRKIKGLTQEELAEQAKINLRTIQRIENSESEPRGKTLNLICEVLEIDSKELIITENSIQEKNIGTKIVNGLFLIALNMVLMGIIGFLTLDSNANMNSVFGGYLLSVFLPFFIVVMTKRMIGMERMLKFGFGYIVYFILVMVKPGFPTGFVTGLFPCLLISLSVLYFGNELIKKKE; encoded by the coding sequence ATGAACTGGATTGCAAAGAAAATAAGCGAAACTCGAAAAATTAAAGGATTAACTCAAGAAGAATTGGCTGAACAAGCAAAAATAAATTTGAGAACAATTCAACGGATTGAAAACTCTGAAAGTGAACCGAGAGGAAAAACTCTAAATTTGATTTGTGAAGTTTTAGAAATTGACTCAAAGGAATTGATTATAACGGAAAATTCTATCCAAGAAAAAAATATTGGGACGAAAATTGTTAACGGACTTTTTCTCATAGCTCTGAATATGGTTTTAATGGGAATTATCGGTTTTCTAACTTTAGATTCAAACGCAAATATGAATAGCGTGTTTGGCGGATATTTATTGAGTGTATTTCTTCCATTTTTCATAGTTGTAATGACAAAGAGAATGATCGGAATGGAAAGAATGCTCAAATTCGGATTTGGTTATATCGTTTACTTTATTTTGGTTATGGTAAAACCCGGATTTCCAACAGGATTCGTCACTGGATTATTCCCTTGTCTTTTAATTAGTCTATCTGTATTATACTTTGGAAATGAACTTATTAAAAAAAAGGAATAA
- a CDS encoding transposase, protein MYKNDKVIRRYSESFKLKILDELTTGKLNKYQLGKTYGIAPSTINEWIKKYNRKDLMNTRVTVKTKDEITRIKQLQKEIEQLKKLLLKKDMDALVDESYLEVAAEQLGYKSVLELKKKLSIKP, encoded by the coding sequence ATGTACAAAAATGACAAAGTAATCAGACGGTATTCAGAGTCTTTTAAACTCAAGATTCTGGACGAACTTACCACCGGAAAACTAAACAAGTATCAATTAGGTAAGACCTACGGTATCGCTCCTTCTACCATCAATGAATGGATTAAGAAATACAACCGTAAAGACCTTATGAATACCCGTGTGACCGTGAAAACAAAAGATGAAATAACACGTATCAAACAGCTTCAGAAAGAGATTGAACAGCTTAAAAAACTACTCTTGAAAAAGGATATGGATGCCCTTGTGGATGAATCCTACCTTGAAGTTGCTGCAGAACAGCTGGGCTACAAATCAGTCCTGGAGCTAAAAAAAAAGCTAAGTATCAAGCCCTAA
- a CDS encoding DDE-type integrase/transposase/recombinase: MSTICKCFDLKRDAYYKYKRRADKRSEKEQKIVEIVRQRRKSLPREGTRKLIKSLDANFKQAYLKVGRDNLFNILRKHNILIHRKKAHHRTTNSFHRFYKYKNIIKNMKATKPNQVWVSDITYIRTIIGFCYLALITDMCSHKIVGHELSDSLGTGRLRKGS; the protein is encoded by the coding sequence TTGTCCACTATTTGCAAATGCTTTGACCTTAAACGTGATGCCTACTACAAATACAAACGTAGAGCAGACAAGCGTTCAGAGAAGGAACAGAAGATAGTCGAGATAGTCAGACAAAGACGCAAATCCCTTCCCAGAGAAGGCACCAGAAAGCTTATTAAGTCTCTGGATGCCAACTTCAAGCAAGCATACCTTAAAGTAGGTAGGGACAATTTATTCAACATCTTAAGAAAACACAACATCCTCATTCATAGAAAAAAAGCACATCATAGAACTACAAATTCGTTCCACAGGTTCTATAAATACAAGAACATCATCAAGAATATGAAAGCAACTAAGCCTAACCAGGTCTGGGTAAGCGATATCACTTATATAAGAACCATAATTGGCTTCTGCTACCTTGCGCTCATTACAGATATGTGCAGCCATAAGATAGTGGGTCACGAACTTAGTGACAGTCTTGGAACTGGCAGGCTGCGTAAGGGCTCTTAA
- a CDS encoding IS982 family transposase: MHDLPAMYKKHLSYLIDLYQTVTVDGNFIKRPVNTKMNDLEVMALAITGEAASIPSENLLFAEIKKHFREDFPMLVDRTRFNRRRRSLEPRFKESAGLLGDRMDDGRSALLVDSMPCPIVHNAREHRMKICMEDLGTAPRKGYSAVDRRYYIGYKLHLLMSTQGIFHDMAVTPANVHDIKFLKERQYDGSEERQIIGDRGYISRELQADLFTSYGIELLTPPRKNQLVKSAFSPERRKNRKFIETRFSQLCSQFSIKINLAKSFKGFLTRVSSKLAAVAMLQMFNRENNRPINRIRHAWNY; the protein is encoded by the coding sequence ATGCACGATCTACCTGCAATGTACAAAAAACACCTTTCCTACCTCATTGATCTCTACCAAACCGTCACGGTGGACGGAAACTTCATCAAGCGACCGGTCAACACGAAAATGAATGACCTGGAGGTCATGGCACTCGCCATTACCGGAGAGGCGGCCTCGATCCCCAGCGAGAACCTATTGTTTGCCGAGATAAAGAAGCACTTTCGCGAGGACTTTCCCATGCTGGTCGACCGCACCAGGTTCAACCGGCGCAGGCGCTCGCTCGAGCCACGCTTCAAGGAGTCCGCGGGACTCTTGGGCGACCGTATGGATGATGGCAGATCTGCCCTTCTGGTGGACTCGATGCCCTGTCCCATCGTGCACAACGCCAGGGAGCACCGCATGAAGATCTGTATGGAAGATCTGGGCACGGCTCCGAGAAAGGGCTACTCGGCGGTTGACCGCCGCTACTACATTGGATACAAGCTCCACCTGCTCATGAGTACGCAGGGCATCTTCCATGACATGGCAGTGACCCCAGCAAACGTACACGACATAAAGTTCCTGAAGGAAAGGCAGTACGACGGTAGCGAGGAGAGGCAGATCATCGGCGATCGAGGCTATATATCCAGGGAGCTCCAGGCAGATCTGTTCACAAGCTACGGTATAGAACTTCTCACCCCACCCAGGAAAAACCAGCTGGTCAAAAGCGCATTCTCGCCCGAGAGGAGAAAGAACCGTAAGTTTATAGAGACAAGGTTTTCACAGTTATGCTCCCAGTTCTCCATCAAGATCAACCTGGCAAAGAGCTTCAAGGGCTTCCTGACAAGGGTCTCAAGCAAACTGGCCGCAGTTGCCATGCTGCAGATGTTCAATAGGGAGAACAACAGACCAATAAATAGGATCAGGCATGCATGGAACTACTAG